ataaacctttctcattttgtaaggagactcgtgctcagtagtgaaccgacGATGGGATGATTATAGTACAGTGCAgctataagttttattttaacaaataacggtattggcgccgattctgttgtcgttctctgaactaaatttagagtatatgcatctttttcttctcaaaattttagtgcatgctACAACAATAGGCTTGCAACTGGCACCTctgctaaagtcacgaggtttgaaagctctaaattaaatttaaaatctcaaactgtcctttttatattacgagtaggtatatgtacacacattagtaagaagaggaaaTCTCCAACATTTAGGTGAGCTTAGAATCAGTACCGTTGTCAAATAAAAAACTGCagatacaaattacaaatactaCAAAATTTAAGAACAAATGCTGTAAAATCTTCTTCAAATTAATTGcaacaattatatttatttatcagacAATGAAGCGCAGCTAAATATTAATAACTGCAATTAATATCTACTGATGTAAACATGACGGTTTCCTGTTGTGATggttttggcatgggtataccATGGACTCACCGGCAAACCAGTTCGACTGATATTTTTTAACGTTATCCTCAATTTTAGCGTTTACACATATGACAAAACGGCTTTATTCACGTGTTTCGTCgacgaaactagtcgggctagacgtcgacgaaatacgtgagtaaagttTTGTCATACATATTGTGTTATCGTAGTCATCTATATCTTTTCCGTCTTCATTGACGATTTAAAtactgtcaataaacctacattGCATATCTACAAAGTGGCGTTAAGAGTTATTAAATAAGTTACGCAGTGTttgaagaataaaaaaaatctgtgaaaagtaaaatgaacattttatttaataaaattacataataatattggaacacattttgtaaaacaacataatattattatttattttctaatagAAATAGCCATATTTTTCATCGAAAGGCTGTTGAGGTGGGTTCTGGGAAGACGGTCTAGGTGGCAAGTACTGACGATTAGCTGTGCCCTGAGATCCTAAAGATCCCTGAGACCCCAAAAGCCCTTGAGATTCAAAGGAACTAAATTCAATGTTACCATTTGGAGAACCGAAAGAAGATCCAGCGTTAGAACCAGACGGTTCAGAACTTTGGAACGTAGAACCAGGTGATCCCAATGTCGATCCAAAGTTTGTACCAAGGTTTGATCCACCATTGGTGCTAAGGGAAGAATCAAATTGCGGTACTCCGTAGCTGGTACCGGGTATTGATGAGGAAACTTGGTTGTATTGTTGAGAGAAACGATTCGGACCACAGGTAGAGCATGCAGctgtaaaaaaaagtttttttttttaatttatagactagcgcttggcttcaaccagacctgctggcaagtgataacgcagcctaagatggagcacgcttgcctagaagatacctattctcTTTTGACTTGAAGATACACCCGTATTGAAATTGGAGGATTTGGTTACTTTGATCTGATATTAGATCTTAATTCATTTAGAATcaaattctaaatatataaaaggaaaaggttactcactgactgactgactgactgactgactgactgactgactgatctatcaaactgGTCTGACtgatctaaataaaataaataaataaaataaaataaaataaaatcaacgcacagctcaaactactggacggatcgggctgaagtttggcatgcagatagctattatgacgtaggcatccgctaagaaaggaattttgaaaattccacacctaaaggggtgaaataggggtttgatatttgtgtaattcacgcggacgaagtcgcgagcataagctagtattatataaaaagttacacagtatataaataaatctgttGACTTTTTAAACTGTCTAACACCAGAATTCATCAAGaaaggggcttctttagaggacgattcaaacgacACGTGTCATAATAAATcttacaaatatataaaagctgactgactgactgactgatctatcaacgcacagctcaaactactggacggatcgggctgaaatttggcatgcagatagctattatgacgaagacatccgctaagaaacgattttaaaaatccaacctcaaaaggggtaaaatagggtttcttgaaacttgtgtagtccacgcggacgaagacgcgggaataagctagcttatatgacacatgtcgtttTAGTCGTCCTTTAAAGAAGGCCCTATATTGACTATGAATACTCATAAGTAATAAGTGTTAGACTTTCTCAAAGGTAATAGAAATTGAACTCACGCTTGATTGAAGATCCTACGAAATTAAAACCAGCTCCAGATCCAGAAGAGCTTTGATCAGGAGGAAGATACTGGTTGGAGGTAGCTCCAGTGAAACCATTTGTAGTTCCAATAGAACCAAAACCATCGGCACCTTGAGATCCATCATTTCCTTTTCCATTGAAACCAAAAGTGGTTGGGCTTTGGCCTTTTCCATTTGAGCCATTTGTTCCAAAACCATTGGTGAAAGAGGGGCTTTGTCCGATTGGTCTGATACCGTTGTTTCCTTGGCCATTGGAACCAAAACCACTGCTCAAACTATTGCCAGCGTTGATGCCATTGCCCAAGCCATTGCTCCCAGAGTTAAAACCATTGCCAAAGCTGCCAATGTTG
Above is a window of Maniola hyperantus chromosome 20, iAphHyp1.2, whole genome shotgun sequence DNA encoding:
- the LOC117991694 gene encoding uncharacterized protein, with the protein product MKLLLVFALIAVTSAARLEHLERGYLPPDNNFGTNGFGANIGSFGNGFNSGSNGLGNGINAGNSLSSGFGSNGQGNNGIRPIGQSPSFTNGFGTNGSNGKGQSPTTFGFNGKGNDGSQGADGFGSIGTTNGFTGATSNQYLPPDQSSSGSGAGFNFVGSSIKPACSTCGPNRFSQQYNQVSSSIPGTSYGVPQFDSSLSTNGGSNLGTNFGSTLGSPGSTFQSSEPSGSNAGSSFGSPNGNIEFSSFESQGLLGSQGSLGSQGTANRQYLPPRPSSQNPPQQPFDEKYGYFY